A genomic region of Magnolia sinica isolate HGM2019 chromosome 6, MsV1, whole genome shotgun sequence contains the following coding sequences:
- the LOC131248940 gene encoding pentatricopeptide repeat-containing protein At2g22410, mitochondrial-like yields the protein MLRTKPCMQRLHPLLRDFYPSLPKTLILPSLPIPDLLDDISDVRKLHQIHAHMIITGIIKEPFAASRLLSSPAHLEFNYARSIFAHIPHPNLFTWNTMIKKFTVNGPNCTGPLLSFYREMLQTDLRPNGHTFMYLIRALAAGRSDVTEVEEIHACVLKLGFGYSQFVSSALIGLYVVVGIVDCGRQLFDEMPQPGLVLSTAMIRAYVCVSRPKDALELFQEMRMVGLIPDSVAVATTVSACSQLGDLGGAKKLHGFIIKSGIKVDAFVSCGLLNVYGDCGSLDLAHQMLDEMPQKSIVASNSLIHQYAEHGRLELAHKLFDKMLDRDVVSWNTIIGGFCHAGQCKEALALFREMEISDVKPNRLTFSSVLSACASSGALDTGIWVHARIEKYEMGSDGSLDPGLIDMYSKCGSIEKALQVFEKRSPRRDLFSWTSIICGLAMHGHAKHALHLFSQMLDAGIQPDDVTLVGVLNACAHAGLLDQGCKHFHSMENVYNLEPKIEHYGCMVDLLGRMGRLREAHDLIMGMPMKPNVVIWGTLLSACRVHNNVELGEIVAERMLEVDPSDQWVHVMLSNMYAEACRWDGVMRMRKEMKEKGMRKMPGCSSIEVNGTVQEFLVGDDLHPQHSEICCMLEKIEAQLTVM from the coding sequence ATGTTACGTACGAAGCCATGTATGCAACGGCTTCACCCCCTTCTACGTGATTTCTATCCATCTcttcccaaaaccctaattctacccTCTCTCCCAATTCCTGATCTTCTCGACGACATCTCCGATGTCCGAAAACTCCATCAAATACATGCTCACATGATCATCACCGGCATCATCAAAGAGCCATTTGCCGCCAGTCGATTACTCTCCTCCCCGGCCCATCTAGAATTCAATTACGCCCGTTCGATCTTCGCCCACATCCCCCATCCCAATCTCTTTACATGGAATACCATGATCAAGAAATTCACAGTCAATGGTCCCAATTGCACTGGCCCGCTTCTTTCATTCTACAGAGAGATGCTCCAGACCGACCTCAGACCCAATGGTCACACTTTCATGTACTTGATCAGGGCTCTTGCGGCGGGCCGATCAGATGTCACAGAAGTTGAAGAAATCCATGCATGCGTTCTGAAATTGGGGTTCGGTTATAGTCAATTCGTTTCAAGTGCGCTTATAGGATTGTACGTTGTTGTGGGGATTGTTGATTGCGGGCGACaattgttcgatgaaatgcctcaaCCAGGGCTGGTTTTGTCGACAGCTATGATCCGTGCCTACGTCTGCGTGAGTCGGCCAAAAGACGCGTTAGAACTCTTTCAGGAGATGAGAATGGTTGGATTGATTCCTGACTCGGTTGCAGTTGCAACCACTGTTTCCGCCTGCAGCCAATTGGGGGACTTGGGTGGGGCAAAGAAGTTGCATGGGTTTATCATCAAGAGTGGGATTAAGGTTGATGCATTTGTAAGCTGTGGGTTGTTGAATGTGTATGGTGATTGCGGGAGTTTGGATCTTGCACATCAGATGCTCGATGAAATGCCTCAGAAGAGCATCGTCGCTTCAAATTCCTTGATTCATCAGTATGCAGAACATGGCAGATTGGAGCTCGCGCATAAGTTGTTTGACAAGATGCTCGATAGAGATGTTGTGTCATGGAACACGATAATTGGTGGTTTTTGCCATGCAGGTCAATGCAAGGAGGCCTTGGCCTTGTTCCGTGAGATGGAAATATCTGATGTGAAACCAAACAGGTTGACATTCTCAAGTGTGCTTTCTGCTTGTGCCAGCTCAGGCGCTTTGGACACCGGTATATGGGTTCACGCTCGTATAGAAAAGTATGAAATGGGCTCAGACGGGTCACTCGATCCTGGCCTGATTGACATGTATTCCAAGTGTGGAAGTATAGAGAAAGCACTTCAAGTTTTTGAGAAGAGATCTCCGAGGAGGGATCTCTTCTCATGGACGTCGATCATTTGTGGGCTTGCAATGCATGGACATGCCAAACATGCCCTACATCTCTTCTCTCAGATGCTAGACGCAGGAATCCAACCTgatgatgttacattggtaggaGTCCTAAATGCATGTGCCCATGCAGGATTATTGGATCAAGGATGCAAGCACTTCCATTCGATGGAAAATGTATATAATCTCGAACCTAAGATTGAACACTATGGATGTATGGTTGATCTACTTGGTCGCATGGGGCGTCTAAGAGAGGCCCACGATCTCATCATGGGAATGCCCATGAAGCCCAACGTGGTCATATGGGGGACATTGCTTAGTGCGTGCAGGGttcacaacaatgtggagctaGGTGAGATTGTGGCTGAGAGAATGCTTGAAGTGGACCCATCTGATCAATGGGTCCATGTGATGTTGTCGAACATGTATGCAGAAGCTTGCAGGTGGGATGGGGTAATGAGGATGCGGAAAGAGATGAAAGAAAAGGGCATGAGAAAAATGCCCGGGTGCAGCTCTATAGAGGTGAACGGAACTGTGCAAGAATTTCTTGTTGGGGATGATTTGCACCCACAACATTCAGAAATTTGTTGTATGTTAGAGAAAATTGAGGCACAGTTGACGGTAATGTGA